The Bradyrhizobium sp. WSM471 genome includes the window CGTTCATGATCCGGCCAAAGCGGTGATCCATCACCGTCTCCTCGTGCAGTGCCATCCCGATTCCCCAGACCACGCTGCCCATGATCTGGCTGCGGCCAGTCTTGGTGTTGAGAATCCGCCCGGCCGCGACGGCGCTCACGACCCGCGTCACGCGGATGACGCCCAGCTCTTCGTCCACCTTGACCTCGGCAAAGACGGCTGAATGGGTATTGCGCGCGTGCTTCTTGTCCTCACCGAACTGGTTGAGCTTTTCCTTCTCGATGCGTTCGACGCCGCCATGGCGCATCGCGTCGGCGATCGAGACCGCACGGCTGGTGTCGCTGGCCCCGGCAATGCTGCCGTCGATCAGGACCGTATCGGCCAACTCGGCGCCGGCAAGCGGCGAGCCTGGGATTTTCCCGGCCAGACCTAACAGCTCCTTGCGCACCTCCTCGGCGGCTGCGAGCACCGCATGTGCGCTCGAGGCAGCCATCCAGGAGCCGCCCTCGACCGGCGCCTGCGGCAGACTGGAATCTGCGAGCCTGACGCTGATGTTCTCGATCGGCAGGCCCAGCGCATCGGCCGCGACCTGCGCGACAATGGTGTAGGTGCCGGTGCCGATGTCGGATGCGGCGCAGGACACCTCGGCATGTCCGTTCGACGTCAGCACGATACGGACGGCGACCGGCATCTGCAGTGCTTCCCACACACCCGTCGCCATGCCCCAGCCGACCAGATCCTTGCCGTCGCGCATCGAGCGCGGTGCAGGATTGCGTTTGCTCCAGCCGAAGGCGTCCGCGCCGCGCGCGTAGCATTCGCGCAACTGCTTGCTGGTGTAGGGCAGGTTTTCGCTCTGGTCGCGATCCGAGTAGCACTTCAGCCGCAGTTCGATCGGGTCGAGCTTGAGTGCCACGGCGAGCTCGTCCATCGCGCATTCGAGCGCGCAGACGCCCGACGCCGCGCCCGGTGCGCGCATGTCGCAGGGCGTGGAGACGTCAAGGTGAACCAGCTTGTGGGAGAAGCGGCTGTTCGGGCTCTTGTAGAGCTGTTCGGCCCAGCCGGTATCGTTGCGTGCAAAATCCTCATAGCGCGAGGTGACGGCAGTGGCCTCGTGCGTGACCGCATCGAGCGTACCATCTGATTTCGCGCCCAGCGCGACGCGTTCGATGGTCATCGGCCGGTAGCCGAGCCCGTACATCTGCTGCCGCGTCAGCACGACGCGAACGGATCGCTTCAGCGCGAGCGCGCCGAGCGTTGCCAGTACCACCTGATATTGCGGCCGCAAGCCGGAGCCGAAGGCGCCGCCGACGTATGGCGAGACCACGCGAATGTCATCGGGCTTCTTGTCGAACACGCTGCAGAGAAATTTGTGGACGTTCTGGACGCCTTGGGTCTTGTCGTAGATCGTGAGCTTGCCACTGCTGTCCCAGACCGCCGTGGTCGCATAGAGCTCCATCGGGTTGTGATGCTCGGTCGGTATCACGTAGTCCGCCTCGTGGCGCACGTCAGCTCCCGCAAGGGCGGCTGCGGCGTCGCCGCGCGGCTTATGCGGCTTGTCCTTCTCGGCAGCGTTGCTGCGCTCGCCTTCGAGGTCGGTCGCAAAACCATGCTGCTCATATTCGACCCGCACCAGCGTCGCGGCGAATTTCGCGGTTTCCCAGTCCTCTGCGACGACAAGTGCGATCGGCTGGCCGTTGAACTTGATCGTGTCATCGTAGAGCGGGCGGAAAGGCGACCCGTCCGGTGCAACCTCGTCCTTCCAGGACTCGTCGTTGTCGGCGAGCGGCGGACGGTTCGCATGCGTGAGCACGTCGAGCACGCCCTCGACCTGCAGCGCCGCACTGCTGTCGAGGCGTGCAATGCGCCCGCGTGGAATGGTGGCCTCGACGACGAAGCCATGGAGGAGCCTGTCGGCCGGAAATTCGCCGGCGTATTTGGCGGCCCCGGTGACCTTGGCCCGGCCGTCCACACGCGACGTTGGCGTTCCGACATAAGCGTTCATGGGGTCCTCACGCGATCTTCTTGTGGGCCTGAGATTGCGGCGTGGCGTTCGCCGCCTGTGTCAGCGTCCGCACGATGGCGCGGCGTGCGAGTTCGACCTTGAAGCCGTTATGGGAGCGGGCCGTTGCTCCCTGGAGCAAGAGTTCCGCGGCGCGGGCGAAATGGTCGGGCGTCGCGGCCTGGCCGCGCAACGCCGCTTCGGCTTCGAGGCTGCGCCAGGGCTTGTGAGCCACGCCGCCGAGCGCCACGCGTGCCCCGCTGATCGCGTTGCCCTGCAATTCGAGCGCGGCGGCAACCGAGACCACAGCAAAAGCATAGGACATGCGGTCGCGAATTTTCAGATAGCTGTTGTTTTGAGCAAAGCCGCCCGGCGGGAGTTCGATCGCCGTGATGATTTCGCCGGTGCCGAGATTGGTATCGACATGAGGCTTGTCGCCGGGCAGCCGATGGAAATCGGTCAGCGCGATGGTGCGTTCGCCGGAGGGACCCGCGATGTGCACGCGCGCATCGAGCGCGGCAAGCGCCACGCTCATATCGGATGGATTGGTGGCGATGCAGGCGGCGCTCGTACCCAGGATCGCATGGTTGCGGTTCAGCCCGTCCATCGCCGAGCAGCCGCTGCCGGGATGTCGCTTGTTGCAGGGCGTGGCCGTGTCATAGAAATAAGCGCAGCGCGTTCGCTGCATCAGATTGCCGCCAACGGACGCCATGTTGCGCAATTGCGCCGAAGCGCCGGCCAGAATGGCGCTCGCGAGCAGGGGATAGCGCTGCTCGATCAATGGATGGTAGGCGAGGTCCGAGTTCGGCACCAGGGCGCCGATGCGCAAGGACCCGCCGGGTGTCTCCTCGACCTTGCGCAGCGGCAGGCGGGAAATGTCGATCAGCCGAGTGGGGCGTTCGACATTCTCTTTCATCAGGTCGATCAGATTTGTGCCGCCGGCAATGAGTTTTGCGCCGGGATCGGCGGCGAGCAAGCGGATGGCGTCGGCGACATCATTGGCTCGAGCGTACTGGAAGTTGTTCATGGCTGGCCCATTGCCTGCTGGATGGCGGCGACGATGTTCGGATAGGCGCCGCAGCGGCAGAGGTTTCCGCTCATCAACTCCCGGATCTCGTCGGCATCTTTGGCACGGCCTTCGGCGAGCAGTCCGGCCGCCGAACATATCTGTCCCGGCGTGCAATAGCCGCACTGGAAGGCGTCATGGTCGATGAAAGCCTGTTGCAGGGGATGCAGCGCGCCATCCTTGGCAAGACCTTCGACGGTCGTGATCTCCGCGCCGTCCTTCATGACGGCGAGCGTGAGGCAGGAATTGACGCGCCGGCCGTCCACCAGCACCGTGCAGGCGCCGCACTGACCATGGTCGCAGCCCTTCTTGGTGCCGCTCAGCGCAAGATGGTCGCGCAAGGCATCGAGCAGCGTGGTCCACGGCACGAGATCGAGCGTGTGACTGACGCCGTTGACGACAAGCTGAATCGGAATGCGTTCGGGAATCTGATGCGTGAGATCGCCCATGTCCTGCTCCCTGCGACGGCGACGATGCCGGACGTCAGCCGTGTCGACGCGGGGGGCACGCCTCCGACGGCCAATAGCGCCCAACGGACCACCGGCCGGTTGGTTCCTTGGAGGCAATTCGCCTTTCCGAGAGGTTGCGGTCAGCGCTTTGCTTCGCCGAACACCACATTCGGCACGGCGCGGTTGACAACCTCGCGCAGCGCGAAGCTCGATTGTACCCGCGCGACGCGCGGCAGGCGCGACAGCTCCATGCGGTGGATGCGCTCGAAATCCTGGATGTCGCGGGCGAGCACGATCAGAATGTAGTCGTCGGTCCCCGACATCAGGAAGCAGCGCACGACGGACGGGCATTTCACCACCTCCGCCTCGAACGCCTTCAACGCCTCGTCGCTCTGGCTTTCCAGCGCGATACGGACCAGCACCGTGGTGGTGAGGCCGAATTGTGCGAGGTCGAGTGCGGCCTGATAGCCCTGGATGTAGCCGTCGTCCTCGAGCGTCTTCTGCCGCCGCGCGAGCGCGGTGCTGGACAGGCCAACCTTGTTGGCGAGCTCGGTGTGGCTGGCCCGCGCATTGGTCGTGAGTTCCGCGAGAATGGCGAGATCTTTCCGGTCGAGGGCCAAAGTTTCGTTTCCAGCGTGAAAGGGCGTTTGCGCGCCGGAAACCGGCGCAGGGAGGCCAAAGCTAGCGGATATTTGCACGAAACCAAACCGGGCACGTCGCTACGATCATGAGGTGAATCAAAAGGAGGCCCGGGATGCGCGTCGGTGTGCCCAAGGAAGTCAAAGTGCAGGAATATCGCGTCGGACTCACTCCGGGTGCGGTCCGCGAATATGTCGCGGCGGGGCACGAGGTGACCGTCGAGACCGGCGCGGGCGGCGGCATCGGCGCCTCCGACGAAGTCTATCGGCGGGCAGGGGCCTCCATTGCCGAGAGCGCGCGCGACATCTTCGCGAAGTCCGACATGATCGTGAAGGTGAAGGAGCCCCAGAAAAGCGAGTGGGCCCAGCTCCGCGAAAGCCAGATCCTGTTCACCTATCTCCATCTCGCGCCGGATCCCGAGCAGGCCAGGGGTTTGCTCGCCTCCGGCTGTACTGCGATCGCCTATGAAACCGTCACCGACGCGGCCGGTCACCTCCCCCTGCTTGCGCCGATGAGCGAAGTCGCCGGCCGCCTCGCCATCGAGGCCGCCGGCGCCGCACTCAAGCGTTCGGCCGGCGGCCGCGGGCTGCTGCTGGGCGGCGTTCCCGGTGTGCAGCCGGCGCGGGTCGTCGTGCTCGGCGGCGGCGTGGTGGGAACGCAAGCCGCGCGCATGGCCGCAGGCCTTGGCGCCGAGGTCACCGTGATCGACCGTTCTATCCCCCGCTTGCGCGAACTCGATGATCTCTTTGCCGGGCGCGCGCGCACCCGCTTCTCCACCATCGAGTCAGTCGAGGAGGAGGTGTTCGCTGCCGACGTCGTGATCGGCGCGGTGCTGGTGCCGGGCGCGAGTGCGCCCAAGCTCGTCACGCGTGCGATGCTGGCATCGATGCGACCGGGCGCCGTGCTGGTCGACGTCGCCATCGATCAGGGCGGCTGCTTCGAGACCTCGCACCCGACCACGCATGCCGATCCGACCTATCTGGTTGACGGCATCGTTCATTATTGCGTGGCCAATATGCCCGGCGCGGTGCCGGTGACGTCGAGCCAGGCGCTGAACAACGCGACGCTGCCGTTCGGCCTGATGCTCGCGAACAAGGGCTTCGCGGCGGTGCTGGAAAACCCACATCTGCGCAACGGACTGAATGTGCATCGCGGCCGCATCACCAACAAGGCGGTGGCGGAGAGCCTAGGGCTGGAGTTTGCTCCGGTGGAGAGTGGACTGGCGGCGTAGCGTTGCTGTTCATACCGGCTTGCGATGGCGGCTGCCGAGCGCGGCCTCGATCGTCCCGGGCTTCTCGATGCGTTCGATCAGCATGTCGATGCGGTCGCCGCCCCAGAACAGCTCGCCGTTGAACACCATGGTCGGTACGCCGAACACGCCAAGCGCTTCGGCCTCGTCGATGATGCGGTCGTGTTCGGCGCGGGCAGGGCCGTTGACGTAGGCTTCGAACTCGCTGGCTGAGCCACCGCAGGACGTGATGACGTCAGTGATTGCGGCGAGATCGTCGATCTCGAGCTCATGGCTCCAGAACCGACGAAACACCGTGTCGTGATAAGGCCGGAAGAAGCCGTGCTGTTGGGCGAATAGCATGCCGACGCTGGAGTAGAACGCGTCGTAGATCCGCCGGGGACCTTTCATGACGAGCCCTTGCGCATTGGCATAGCGCCGTGCGTCCATATAGGCGTAGCGCACCTTGCGCCAGAAATGCGGCGTGCGCTCTTCCACGGTCCCCATGAATTCGGCGACGCGCAGCGTATAGGGCAGCCATTCGAGCTCGACGCCGTGCGTCTCCTGCAGTTCGAACAGGCGCTTGTTGGCGACGAACGCGTAGGGGCTCTTGTAATCCGTGTAGATGCGCACGCGGGAGTTTGGCATAGGCAGATTCCTTTCATAGCGCGGCGCTACCTGCCAACCGGGGCGCGGGTGCTAAAATAGGCCGGAAGAAGAAAACTATTGCCCCGGGTCCGTCCGGCGGAAGGAGTTTCCCCTCCGGGAGGCAAAAAAGCCAATCGCTTCCATTGCTGTTTGGAGCCGAAACGACGACATTTCCATCAGAAATTGATGGATTGATTGCTATGGAACGCACCAGGTTTGAGCCTTTCGGCGAGCAATTGGTGTCCGCAACGGACACCCAGCCGCGCTCGCGCGGGTCAAAGCTTCTGCTGCGGGTCGGTACCGGCCTGTTCTGGTCGCTGGTCGCCGGCATTGTGCTGGCGCGCGCGGCCTTCTTCGAGCCCGGCGTCTATGACGGCTTCAGCCGCGTGGCCTCGCTTGCCAAGAGCTTGATCTTCTAAGGCGCGCCTGATCTTCTAAAGGGCGCCTGACCTTCCGAGCCGGATTATTCCGGGCTGAGGATAGAACTTCCCTCGGCTCTGATATGTCGAAAACTTATTTCCCAATCGGCTGGCGCTGCGTATAAATCCTTCTCCTCTGGGAGAGATTTGTGTCGCAGAATCAAGCATCCAGCCCGGCCGACGCCAAGCCGACCACGGCCACCAGCCGCATCGTAGCGCTGATTCCCGGGATCCTCCTCTGCATCGCCGTGGCCGGCGTTTCGGCCCTGCTCGAACGGGCGGAATTGGGCGTCTTCGAACATCCCTATGTCGAGGCGCTGGTGATGGCGATCTTGCTTGGCATGGCCGTGCGCAGCTTCTGGAAGCCTGCGCCGCGCTGGCAGTCCGGCATCGCCTTCAGCGCCAAGCAACTGCTCGAAGTCGCCGTCATGCTGCTGGGGGCCTCGATCAGCTTTGCCGCGATCGCTGCGTCCGGCGTCGCGCTGTTGGCATCGATCGCAGCCATTGTCGTGATCGCGCTCAGCGTCTCCTTCGGCATCAGCCGCCTGCTCGGTCTCTCGACGCGGCTCTCGATCCTGATCGCCTGCGGCAACTCGATCTGCGGCAACTCGGCGATTGCGGCGGTGGCGCCGATCATCGGTGCCAACAATGACGAGATCGCATCCTCGATCTCCTTCACCGCGATCCTCGGCGTGATGATGGTGCTCGGTCTGCCGCTGCTGATCCCGCTGCTGCAGCTATCGGCCACGCAATACGGTATCCTCGCAGGCCTCACCGTCTATGCCGTGCCGCAGGTGCTGGCCGCGACGGTGCCGGCCGGGCTCGTCTCGACGCAGATCGGCACGCTCGTCAAGCTGATGCGCGTGCTGATGCTCGGGCCGGTCGTCGTCGGCCTTTCGCTGACGGCCTCGCGCTGGCACAGCGACGCCAAGAAGACCAATGTCGGCTTTTTCCGCCTGGTCCCGTGGTTCATTCTTGGCTTCCTTGCGCTGGCGACCCTGCGATCCCTGGAGATCGTGCCGGCCACGGTGGTCGGTCCGGTGACGAAGATCACCAGCTTTCTCACGGTGGTGTCGATGGCGGCGCTGGGCCTGGGTGTCGACGTCCGTGTGCTGGCCAATGTCGGGGGCAGGGTGACGGCGGCCGTGACGTTGTCGCTGTTGCTACTGCTCGGCATCAGCATCGCGCTGGTGCACTGGTTCAAGTAGAAGCAATCGCGCGGCGATGGCAGTGCACCCTCTCCCCCTTGTGGGAAAGGGTGGCTCGCCGCGCAGCGGCGAGACGGGTGAGGGGTTCTATCCGCGAGTCAATCTGTAGCAGAGAGCACGCGGAAGCATACCCCTCATCCGGCGCTTCGCGCCACCTTCTCCCCGCAAGGGGAGAAGGGAAGTAACCGTCGAGAAATCGCTAAATCACATCCGCGAGCGAATGCCCGTGCAGCTCGATGTTCAGCCCCTGCATGCCCATGTCGTTGAGCTCGCCGCCCATCGCTTTGATGCTCTCCTCGCGGATCAGCGACATCAGTCCGCGGCGCAATGCAAGGAATTCCGACGACATCATCATCGACTGCTGCCGCGGCCGCTCCAGCGGGATCGGAATCTCCGCCTTGATCGATCCGGGGCGTGCGGTCATGCAGTAGACGCGGTCGGACAGGAAGATCGCCTCGTCGATGTCGTGGGTGACGAACAGCACCGAGATCTTCAGCCGCTGCCACATGTTGGTGAGGATCTGCTGCATGATGACGCGGGTCTGCGCGTCGAGCGCGCCGAAGGGCTCGTCCAGCAGCAACACTTTGGGTCCCGTCGCGAGCGCGCGGACGATGCCCACGCGCTGCTTCATGCCACCTGAGAGTTTCTCGGGATAATGCTTTTCGAAGGCTTCGAGGCCCGCGAGCCCCAGCAGCGTGCGCGCAGCGCGCTCGCGCTGCGAGCGCGGCATGCCGCGCATCTTCAGGCCGAACTCCACGTTCTCCCGCACCGTCTTCCAGGGAAACAGCGAATACTGCTGAAACACCATGCCGCGCTCGGCGCTGGGGCCGTTCACCTTCTCGCCGTCGACGGTGACGATGCCCGTGGTCGGCTTGAGGAAACCCGCGACTGCATTGAGCAGCGTCGACTTTCCGCAGCCGGAGGGACCGACGATCGAGACGAACTCGCCCGGATTCACATGAATCTGCGTATCGGTGACGGCTTCGACCGGCCCCTCGATGCTGTCGTAGCTGAGGGAGAAATTCCTGACTTCGATATGGCCCTGCGGTGCCTTGACAACGATCTCGCTCATCTTGACCTCCACGGCATCACCAATTGTCCGGCCCCCCGGATCAGCATGCTCGATCCGAGGCCGAGCACGCCGATCGCGATCATGCCGAGCGCAATGTCGGCATACTGGACCAGCGAATAGGCCTCCCAGGTGAAATAGCCGATGCCGTACTGCCCCGAGATCATCTCGGCGGCGATCAGCGACACCCAGGCCACGCCCATGCCGACGGTGAGGCCAGTGAAGATGTGCGGGAGCGAGGCCGGAAAATACACGTCGCGGAAGATCGAGCGCTCCCGCGC containing:
- a CDS encoding xanthine dehydrogenase family protein molybdopterin-binding subunit, which translates into the protein MNAYVGTPTSRVDGRAKVTGAAKYAGEFPADRLLHGFVVEATIPRGRIARLDSSAALQVEGVLDVLTHANRPPLADNDESWKDEVAPDGSPFRPLYDDTIKFNGQPIALVVAEDWETAKFAATLVRVEYEQHGFATDLEGERSNAAEKDKPHKPRGDAAAALAGADVRHEADYVIPTEHHNPMELYATTAVWDSSGKLTIYDKTQGVQNVHKFLCSVFDKKPDDIRVVSPYVGGAFGSGLRPQYQVVLATLGALALKRSVRVVLTRQQMYGLGYRPMTIERVALGAKSDGTLDAVTHEATAVTSRYEDFARNDTGWAEQLYKSPNSRFSHKLVHLDVSTPCDMRAPGAASGVCALECAMDELAVALKLDPIELRLKCYSDRDQSENLPYTSKQLRECYARGADAFGWSKRNPAPRSMRDGKDLVGWGMATGVWEALQMPVAVRIVLTSNGHAEVSCAASDIGTGTYTIVAQVAADALGLPIENISVRLADSSLPQAPVEGGSWMAASSAHAVLAAAEEVRKELLGLAGKIPGSPLAGAELADTVLIDGSIAGASDTSRAVSIADAMRHGGVERIEKEKLNQFGEDKKHARNTHSAVFAEVKVDEELGVIRVTRVVSAVAAGRILNTKTGRSQIMGSVVWGIGMALHEETVMDHRFGRIMNANIAEYHIPVNADVHDIDVIFVDEPDNRINKLGIKGLGEIGIVGVPAAIANAVYHATGKRIRRFPITLDKLLD
- a CDS encoding xanthine dehydrogenase family protein subunit M, whose amino-acid sequence is MNNFQYARANDVADAIRLLAADPGAKLIAGGTNLIDLMKENVERPTRLIDISRLPLRKVEETPGGSLRIGALVPNSDLAYHPLIEQRYPLLASAILAGASAQLRNMASVGGNLMQRTRCAYFYDTATPCNKRHPGSGCSAMDGLNRNHAILGTSAACIATNPSDMSVALAALDARVHIAGPSGERTIALTDFHRLPGDKPHVDTNLGTGEIITAIELPPGGFAQNNSYLKIRDRMSYAFAVVSVAAALELQGNAISGARVALGGVAHKPWRSLEAEAALRGQAATPDHFARAAELLLQGATARSHNGFKVELARRAIVRTLTQAANATPQSQAHKKIA
- a CDS encoding (2Fe-2S)-binding protein; this translates as MGDLTHQIPERIPIQLVVNGVSHTLDLVPWTTLLDALRDHLALSGTKKGCDHGQCGACTVLVDGRRVNSCLTLAVMKDGAEITTVEGLAKDGALHPLQQAFIDHDAFQCGYCTPGQICSAAGLLAEGRAKDADEIRELMSGNLCRCGAYPNIVAAIQQAMGQP
- a CDS encoding Lrp/AsnC family transcriptional regulator; the encoded protein is MALDRKDLAILAELTTNARASHTELANKVGLSSTALARRQKTLEDDGYIQGYQAALDLAQFGLTTTVLVRIALESQSDEALKAFEAEVVKCPSVVRCFLMSGTDDYILIVLARDIQDFERIHRMELSRLPRVARVQSSFALREVVNRAVPNVVFGEAKR
- the ald gene encoding alanine dehydrogenase gives rise to the protein MRVGVPKEVKVQEYRVGLTPGAVREYVAAGHEVTVETGAGGGIGASDEVYRRAGASIAESARDIFAKSDMIVKVKEPQKSEWAQLRESQILFTYLHLAPDPEQARGLLASGCTAIAYETVTDAAGHLPLLAPMSEVAGRLAIEAAGAALKRSAGGRGLLLGGVPGVQPARVVVLGGGVVGTQAARMAAGLGAEVTVIDRSIPRLRELDDLFAGRARTRFSTIESVEEEVFAADVVIGAVLVPGASAPKLVTRAMLASMRPGAVLVDVAIDQGGCFETSHPTTHADPTYLVDGIVHYCVANMPGAVPVTSSQALNNATLPFGLMLANKGFAAVLENPHLRNGLNVHRGRITNKAVAESLGLEFAPVESGLAA
- a CDS encoding 2-hydroxychromene-2-carboxylate isomerase, which encodes MPNSRVRIYTDYKSPYAFVANKRLFELQETHGVELEWLPYTLRVAEFMGTVEERTPHFWRKVRYAYMDARRYANAQGLVMKGPRRIYDAFYSSVGMLFAQQHGFFRPYHDTVFRRFWSHELEIDDLAAITDVITSCGGSASEFEAYVNGPARAEHDRIIDEAEALGVFGVPTMVFNGELFWGGDRIDMLIERIEKPGTIEAALGSRHRKPV
- a CDS encoding YeiH family protein, with translation MSQNQASSPADAKPTTATSRIVALIPGILLCIAVAGVSALLERAELGVFEHPYVEALVMAILLGMAVRSFWKPAPRWQSGIAFSAKQLLEVAVMLLGASISFAAIAASGVALLASIAAIVVIALSVSFGISRLLGLSTRLSILIACGNSICGNSAIAAVAPIIGANNDEIASSISFTAILGVMMVLGLPLLIPLLQLSATQYGILAGLTVYAVPQVLAATVPAGLVSTQIGTLVKLMRVLMLGPVVVGLSLTASRWHSDAKKTNVGFFRLVPWFILGFLALATLRSLEIVPATVVGPVTKITSFLTVVSMAALGLGVDVRVLANVGGRVTAAVTLSLLLLLGISIALVHWFK
- a CDS encoding ABC transporter ATP-binding protein, translating into MSEIVVKAPQGHIEVRNFSLSYDSIEGPVEAVTDTQIHVNPGEFVSIVGPSGCGKSTLLNAVAGFLKPTTGIVTVDGEKVNGPSAERGMVFQQYSLFPWKTVRENVEFGLKMRGMPRSQRERAARTLLGLAGLEAFEKHYPEKLSGGMKQRVGIVRALATGPKVLLLDEPFGALDAQTRVIMQQILTNMWQRLKISVLFVTHDIDEAIFLSDRVYCMTARPGSIKAEIPIPLERPRQQSMMMSSEFLALRRGLMSLIREESIKAMGGELNDMGMQGLNIELHGHSLADVI